The Flavobacterium johnsoniae genomic sequence AATCACCTGGGATATCATCCGATTCAGCAATTCTCAGAGGTTTCTGCACATTGGGCGTGGCAGCGGCGCCAACAGCATCATCGCCTACTGCCTTGGGATTACCGATATATGTCCTTTGGAACTGGATCTGTATTTTGAGCGTTTTTTGAACCTGAACCGCAAAAGTCCTCCCGATTTTGACATTGACTGGAGCTGGAAGGAACGTGACATAATTCTGGAATACATTTTCTCGCGTTACGGATATGACCATGTGGCATTCTGCGGCACCAATGTAGAATTCAAATATCGTTCTATTTTTCGCGAGGTAGGCAAGGTTTTTGGGCTTCCTAAGGAAGAACTCGATGCGCTTGCCAAAAACCCGATGACCCTGCATCCGGCAAACGAAGTCGTCCGTGAAGTGCAGCAGTACGGCATGATGCTGGAGAAATATCCCAACCAGAGAAGCATGCATTCCTGCGGCATCCTGATTTCCGAAGAGCCCATCACCAACTATTCCGTGCTGGAAATGCCTCCAAAGGGGTTTCCCATCGTGCTTTTTGACATGCATACCGCCGAAGATATCGGGCTTGAAAAGTTTGATATCCTGAGCCAGCGCGGGATCGGCCATATTGATGACAGCGTAAAACTGATTGAGAAAAACCGAGGCATAAGGCTCAACATCCGTGACACCTCGATTTCAAAAGATGAAGCCAGCTGCAACAGCTTTCTTTCAATGGGAAAAACCATAGGCTGTTTTTATATCGAGAGCCCTGCCATGAGAGGGCTGCTGCGGCGTCTGAAATGTGACAATTATAAAACCCTTGTGGCAGCCTCCTCCATCATACGCCCGGGGGTCGCGCAATCGGGAATGATGAAGGAATATATCTTCAGGCACAATCATCCCGACAGGTTTGAATACTTCCATCCGGTGTTCGAGCAGCAGCTCGGGGAAACCTACGGCATTATGGTATATCAGGAAGATGTCATTAAAATTGCCCTGCATTACGGCGGGCTTCCTGCAGCCGACGGGGACATTCTGCGCCGTGCCATGTCTGGAAAAGGACGCTCCAAAGCCGCATTGCAGAAAGTAAAAGACAATTTTTTTGCATCCTGCGCGGCCCAGGGGCACCCCTTGGCGCTCAGCCAGGAAATATACCGCCAGATCGAGTCCTTTGCCGGATATTCGTTCTGCAAGGCACACTCAGCCTCCTATGCCGTGGAAAGCTACCAGAGCCTGTATCTGAAAGTGCATTATCCAATCGAATTTATGGTGGCGGTAATCAACAATCAGGGTGGTTTCTACCGAACCGAAGTGTATGTCCACGAAGCGAAGATGTCAGGGGCGGCAGTGCACAATCCCTGCGTGAACAAAAGCCAGTTGGAAACCACTTTGTATGGTTCCGATGTCTATCTGGGGTTCATGCACCTGCAGAGCCTTGAATCCAAAACAGCTGTTTTGATCCAGCAGGAACGGGAAAAAAATGGGCTTTACAAGTCACTGGAGGATTTTATCAACCGCATACCCATTGGAATTGAAGCCATACAGATTCTGATTTTCATCGGCGCATTCCGGTTCACCGGGAAAACAAAAAACCAGCTGCTGGTCATTGCCCGTCTAATTCTGGTAAACTTCAAGCCCGAGAACCGCGCACCGATGCTGCTTCATGAGCCTGTAAAGGAATTTGTACTGCCGCAGCTGGAACGCTCCCCTTTTGAAGATGCCTTTGATGAGATTGAACTGCTGGGCTTTCCGGTCTCCTGTTCCCCTTTTGATCTGCTTCAGACTCCTTTCAGGGGAAGTGTCATGGCAAAAGACCTTTTGGACCATCATAAAAAACAGGTCCGAATGCTGGCTTATCTGATCTCCCGCAAGCATGTGCCCACAAAGATGGGCGCTATGTATTTCGGCACCTGGATAGATGCTGAAGGGCAGCTTTTTGATACGGCGCATTTTACCGACAGCCTGGCCATGTATCCTTTTCAGGGAGGAGGATGCTACCTGCTGCTGGGCAGTGTGGAAGTGGATTACCATTTCCCCACCATAACGGTTACCAAGATGGCTAAAATGCCCTTTATACCAGATCCGCGCTATGAACAGGAGAACGACTGGAAATACAGGGCGCAGCAGAGAATACGCGAAGATGTGAGCATGACCCATCGCGCTCCCTATCCGCAGGAACATGAAATCAATATTCCAAGGCTTAAAATGAGCAATTAACAGGCTTCTTCGGCTTTAGGCTTTAAGCCTGCACTGAGTATGAACTAAAAAAATAAAGAACATGATGCTTTTTGATGACACCGAAATTTTTTCATCAGGCAACGGCGGCAGGAGAATATTTGACGTCCCTGATGCCGACCTGCTGCTAATTGATAATTTCTTCAGCAAAACCGAATCCGATCATTACTACAATGTTTTATACCACGGCACACCGTGGAGGGAATATGAAATGCCCATGTATGACAAAGTGGTTACAGCTCCCCGCATGATCTCGTGGTACGGGGACAGCAGCAGGCCTGAACGTAAATCAAATCCGGATTGGCCTTTGGAACTGCTCCAGATCAGGGAGCGCGTGGAAAAGGAAACCCGCATAAACTTTAACGGCGTACTGCTCAATTTGTACAGAGATGGCACCGATGGTGTGGGATGGCACAGCGACAAGACCTCATCGAGCAATAAGAATATGAACATCGCTTCTGTGACTTTCGGAGAAACGCGTCTGTTCCGCCTGCGTCATAAAGTACTCAAAAATATGGCGCCAATCGAGATTCCGCTGCACCACGGAACCTTTCTTCTCATGGCAGGCAGCACCAATACCTACTGGGAGCACCAGGTGCCTAAGACGGCCCGTCCCGTACTGCCCAGAATCAACCTTACCTTTCGTCAGGTCAGGGAAATATAAAATAACGACTCCTTTCTAACCGACTGAAAACCATAGCAATCCTATAATAATAGGGGATTAAAATATAACAGCTTTATTTTTCTGTCATGTTAACTTTGGAATTCACTATTAAATTTAAAAATCATGGAAAATCTACATAATAACGGACAAGAGCAGAACGCTCATATTGATATTTCACAGCAGGCTGAAATCCAGCAGTGGGCTGAAAAGTTAAATGTCCCTGAGGAGATATTAAAAGATGCCGTAAGGGCAGCAGGCACTACTGTGGAAGAAGTAGCTGAGCACTTGAATGATAATTCTCCTTCTAGAGAAAGCGCCTCAGAAACCGTTCGCTTGAAAGACGGTCCCTGGCATGATGAAAAAGGGAATGGTAAGCATCAAAATCCGCAGGGAAAAAGCATTGAAGAGGCAACAGACCCTTCAAAACTATCACAGCTTTAAGTTTCAAAAAACTTAATTATCATTCATAGTAATAACTGCTTTATAAAAAGTAAAAACGAAAATAGGTAAAAGAATCCTGAAGGGCATTTTTTTGATTAAGCAGTCAAATGATGCTCTTCAGGATTTTATTTTAAGATAAATGCTTTCTAATTAACCGATAGGTAATCATCCTGAATATAACAATTGCTTCTTACCCTTCTTTTGAGTTAATTCCATAAATTTGTGCTGCAGACTCTTTGATCTGCCCCTCTGCTTTAAAAATAAATAGAGATCAAAAACATTCCGTTTAAAAATGAACGATCCGATTCTAGAAAACCTTAATCCCAGCCAGCTCCAAGCCGTGAAAACCACAGAAGGTTATGTGCGCGTTATTGCAGGAGCCGGCTCAGGAAAAACAAAGGCCCTTACCTCCCGCTTTGCCTACATTGTGGACAGGCTGGGAATCAATTCCTCCAATATCCTCTGCGTGACCTTTACCAATAAAGCGGCACAGGAAATGAAAAGGCGCGTCAAGGCGCTCATTGGCGATCTTTTTGATGTCAGCTTCATCACAACCTATCACGGTTTCTGCGTACGGTTTCTGCGTGAGGAAATAAATAAAATCCATTACCCGAAAAATTTTATCATACTGGATGCCGAAGACCAGAAAACCATTTTAAGGGAGGTGTTCAACGAACTGGACATCAATTCGAAAAACCTCACTTTCAAACAGGTGCTCCGCTTTATCTCCAAACAGAAAAGCACCTCCGATTATCTGGGGTACATGCTCGAGAATAAAAGCTTTGGGCCCGATGAAAAGGAATCGCTCTCCAGCCGCGTGTATCAGAAATACCTCGACAAGCAGAAGCGCAATTATGCGCTGGATTTTGATGACCTGATCCATTTTACGGCTTTCATACTCGACAGCAATCCTGATGTGCTTTTCAAATGGCAGCAAATGCTGCATTACATACAGGTCGATGAGGCGCAGGACAGCTCCGACAGCCAGTTCCATCTGGTGGAAATGCTCTCGCGTGTGCACCAGAACCTGTTTCTGGTAGGGGATCCCGACCAGACGATCTATGAGTGGCGCGGTGCGAAACCCGAATACCTGGTGGAATTCGACAGGATGTTTCCTGACACGAAAACCATTATCATGAACCAGAACTACCGCTCTACGCCAAACATCCTCAAAGTAGGCAACCATATTATCAAAAACAACAAGGTAAGGGTGGACAAGGATATGGTCACGGATAATCCCGAAGGAGTTGAAGTGGTGCATTTCCATGGAAAAAATGACTTTGAGGAAACCTTCTGGGTGGCTTCCGAAATCAAGGAAATCCTTAAAACGGAAAATGCCGCTTACTCTGATATTACCATTTTATACCGTTCCAACCATCTCTCCAGAAATATCGAGCAGGCACTGATCAAAGAAAATATTCCCTACGCCATATTTGGTGGCGTGCGTTTCTTTGAAAGAAAGGAAATCAAAGATGTGCTTTCCTTTTTAAGGCTTATCGTCCAGGGCGATAATTTCTCTTTTCTGCGCATTCACAACCACCCTTCCCGCGGGCTGGGGAAAAAGTTCCTCGAAAGGCTCAGCCTTCTGGCAGGCGAACAGAACCTGTCCCTGCTTCAGGCGCTGCAAAATAATATTGAGGATAAAGAGCTCAATAAAAAAGGAGCTGCGGATTTCCTGGCTCTGGTTGAAGAGCTGAAAACAGATGCCCAGACAAATTCCATTTCTGATCTGGTCAAGATCATACTCGATAAAAGCGGACTATCCGAACTCTACCGAAAAGACGGCGATGAGGACAGGCTGGAAAATATAAAAGAGCTGGTAAGCTCCATGCTGCTGCTGGAAAAAGAAAACAACGGCCCTGTAAATATTGTCGAATACCTGCAGGAAATTGCACTCTATACCGATCTGGACAAAGACACGGAAAATCAGGATAAGGTACGCCTGATGACCATCCACATCTCCAAAGGGCTTGAATTTCCCTATGTGTTCCTATGCGGTTTTACCGAAGGGGTCCTGCCAAGCGCCCTTTCCATAAAGGAAAGACGAAAACGTGCTATTGAAGAGGAAAGAAGACTGATGTACGTTGCCGTTACAAGAGCCGAGAAAAGGTTTTACATGACCGATTCGGAAGGCTTTAATTTCACCACAGGGCTGAGCAAGTACCCTTCAAGGTTCCTCTTTGAAATCAAGGAAGAATTTTATGTGCGTAAAGGAAAACTGTCAGCAGAAATCCTCCAGGCGGCGCAGTCATCGGCGGCGGCTTCAAAAAACAGTGAAGATACCGAGTTCATTGAAGGGGATCTTGTAATGCATCCTGTCTGGAACAAAGGGAAAGTGCTTGCCGTAGATAGGGAGAAAAACCAGTACACTGTGCATTTTTTTGAAATGGGAAAAGAGAAACCCATTGACTTTTCGTTTCGTTTCCTAACTGCCGCATCAGATGTTGAGCTGGAAGGTTCTTCCCCTGCTGCACTTTTAAATATCCACGAAAACTTAAAAAATGCTCCTGATCCATTTGCAGACCAGGAGCAGCAGAACGGCTTTGCTGAAAATGAGGATAGCCGTATTTTTAATGATAAAAATACAGACAGTAAAAAGGAAGAATGGTAAAAACCGGCTCATCAGAGCGGTATTGCTGTATCGGTACTTAAATCATTTTTTATACAAAAGCCCATTGTTTCAAACAGCAATGGGCTTTGTCTTGTATCGGCGTATAATAGGCAGTACCTGAAACTTTCCATCACAGGCATGCGTTTTCATCGGAGTATAACTTAAACTATAACGCCTTAAAGCTGCATTTTAGTATGCCGCATCCTATTTTACTCCTTGGTATTCTCCATACCGCTGATAATTTTAGCCACTTCAGTTTCGGTCGATTTTAGTTTTGCCTGGCAGAACTCTATCAGTTCAGATGCCCTTTTTACTTTGGCAGCCAGTTCATCCACAGAGATGGTTTCGTCTTCCATCTCTTTGGCGATCAGGGCCAGCTCTTTGGCTGCAGCCTCATAAGTCAGTGTGTTTTCCATCATATTCTATTTTTTCGTTGACCGTACTTTTCAGTACGGCATCTTTTGTTACTATTTCAATCTCTTCGCCTTCCTTTATGCTCCCTGCTCCGTTTACAATTTTATTGTTTTTTCGGATCACGGCATATCCTCTGCTGAGCACATTCTGCGGGGAGAGCAGCTTTATAGTTTTATGGTGGTCCTCCAATTGGAGTCTGCGGCTTCGCAGGTACTGGCTGGTAAAGATCTTCAGGTTCGCTTTTAAATGCTGAAGATTGCTGTTTTCCTGCTGGATGATGCTCTGTGGTCGCTGCAGTGTTTTCTGCGCAGTCAGCAGCAGGTTTTGCTTTTTCTCCGCCAGTATGTCCCTGCTGGTCCGGACAATATGCTGATGGGTAAGCATGAGTTCTTCTTTCTGCACGGCAATCAGTTGTTTCGCATTATGGGTAACCGTGCTTTTAAGTCCGCTGAGTTCTTTATAATACCCAAGGAAAAGCTGCTGCGATTTAATAACTATTATCCTTTGCAGTGACAGTATATGCTGCTCGAAACTGCGGTTGTGCGCTATGATAAACTCCGCCGCCTTGGTTGGTGTTTTGGTATGGGTATGGGCCATCAGGTCGGTAATGCTGACATTTTTCTGGTGCCCGATGCCGGTTATCACAGGGATCGGGAATTTTGCCACTGCCCTTCCGATATTGTAATTGTCGAAAATCAAAAAATCAGACTGCGATCCGCCTCCCCTTGTGATGACAATGGCATCATAAGCAATTCCAGTGTTGTAGACATCAATAAGCTTGTTTAGGAACAGTTTGGCATTATTGTCCCCCTGAACAACGGTATGATAATCATCAATCTGAAAAACATAGCCAAAATCGTTATGCTGCATCGTATGGCGGAAATCCTCATTTCCGGCAGAACTGCTTGAGGAAATCACCGCAACCCTCTGAATTATCGCAGGAAGCTTCAGACGGCTGTTCAGCGTGGAGTAAAACTCTCCTTCTTTCTGTATGAAATCATTCTCTTTAACAAGCCTTGCAAGAGTGGCGTTGCGCTGCTGTTCCAGAATGCCGAGCATGAAATTGCTGTCGATATCCAGAAGGTTTACCGAAAGACCGTACAGCGGATGGAAATCCACGCTAACCTGAACAAGAACATGAAGATTGTTGGTAAAACGCTGTCCGGTGCTGTTTTCAAAATCAAGGATCTTTAGTGCTCCTGCTCCCCAGCTCTTGCCCATTATTTTAGCAGTGATCGTACTGCCTTTCTCTGATTTCTCCACCAGTTCAAAGTAATGGATCTTTTTATCGGCCTTGAAGGAATGGTTGGTGATATCTGCCACTACCCAGTACGTCTGTCCCTTAAAGCGGGAATGGATCGTATCCTGGATCTGGCCGGTGAGCTGTGAGAGTCTGATATGCTGGTCTGGTCCCATATTGTTTTTAGGGGTCTGCTGCTGTTTGTTTTTTCTTCTTCACCGCTAAGATAGCTATTCTCAGGCGGATCTCAAAAACAGAAAAAAGAGAGGTTAATTTTCAATTCAAAACGGGTTAAAAGGGCAGCCAAAGTAGTGCCCGCCCTCACCTGCATGCGCATAACGGCTCCTGGCCGCCCTTCGGGACTTATAGCACTCCGGCTCGGTATCTAGCCACTTTTCTTCTGCTTTCTTTTTTCCCGTTTTTTCTTTTGAAAAATTTGCGTTGCGGACGACGGAGGAAGAAATCTGAAATAAGTATTCACTAAAAATTTTATGTCATGGAAATCACAGGACGAATTGTAAAAGATGCCTCCGTTTTTAAAGTAAAAGAAAACCGTGAGGTGGTAAACTTCTCCATAGCAGTCAACGACAGCTATAAACCCAAAGGAAGCACAGAGGTCAAAAAGATTGTAACCTATATCGACTGTTCTTACTGGCTCAGGTCGGGACTGGCGCAGTGGCTCAAAAAAGGAACGCTCGTACAGCTCTTCGGGCGCATCGGGCTGAATGTCTATATCGGAAATGACGCCCGCGCGCACGGCGCTTTGACCTTTCACACATCGGATATTAAAATCCTTGTATTCCCCCAGACGCAGAGCACAAAAGCAGTACCTGCGGCTAAAAAGGACAATAAAAACGAAGAGCCTGACGACCTGCCCTTCTAATTGTTATCTCCATTAAATTTTTACACACGCCTAAATGAAATAGTATGAAAGCCTTAGAAAGATCAAATTACAGTGGGTACCGTGTAAGCGATGCCTTTAATGAAATTATCCTAAAAAGCATTACTTCCTACAGCGGAAAACGCAGAGAAAAGCTCAAATCCTTTTTCCTTGATTTGCAGCAGGGAGGATGCGTGAGCGGCATGATTTCAGAATTTATCTACAACACGGACTGCAAAGCGTTTTACATCGAACATATCGATGACCTTGAAAATATACGTACTGAACTGGAAGAAGCTATCGGCGAGCCGATCGAAAACCGATTTCAAGCCCCGCATTACACCTTTGTCTGCTGGCTCTGCTTCGAGGAATATTGTTATGAGCTCTATTCTAGGCTCTTTGAATAGAAATTTCCAACCTTAAATCTATTCTTATGAAAGCTTCTGAAAATTTTAAAAATGCCATAGAGAAATACCTCAGCACTTTGGCGCAGGGCGATACCGCCTTTGCGCCGCACTTTGCCAAAGCATCCAAGAACCTCGAAAGCTGCATCCATTATATCTTCGGCGAGGTAAAAAAAACAGGCTTGTGCGCCTTTGACAATCAGGAA encodes the following:
- a CDS encoding alpha-ketoglutarate-dependent dioxygenase AlkB family protein — encoded protein: MMLFDDTEIFSSGNGGRRIFDVPDADLLLIDNFFSKTESDHYYNVLYHGTPWREYEMPMYDKVVTAPRMISWYGDSSRPERKSNPDWPLELLQIRERVEKETRINFNGVLLNLYRDGTDGVGWHSDKTSSSNKNMNIASVTFGETRLFRLRHKVLKNMAPIEIPLHHGTFLLMAGSTNTYWEHQVPKTARPVLPRINLTFRQVREI
- a CDS encoding DNA polymerase III subunit alpha, with translation MYLNCHCFHSLRYGTIPLEDLISKAAALGVRAMALTDINTVTGIYDFVKGCRAVNIKPIVGIEFRSEHQLRYIGLAKNAAGLAEMNSFLTRHNFENAPLPLSAPDFENVFVIYPLENVPAVLKEHEFIGIRPEQTPVLILSDWKNQIDKMVVLQPVTFRTKTEYKLHKILRAVDLNVILSRLGNPDYCRKTEVMVDLGRILKCYEGYPQIISNTEMIIEQCNFEFDFKTPKNKKYYTNNKKDDLQLLTTLAQKGLEWRYGKNNAEAKSRMFRELKVIDQLEFSGYFLITWDIIRFSNSQRFLHIGRGSGANSIIAYCLGITDICPLELDLYFERFLNLNRKSPPDFDIDWSWKERDIILEYIFSRYGYDHVAFCGTNVEFKYRSIFREVGKVFGLPKEELDALAKNPMTLHPANEVVREVQQYGMMLEKYPNQRSMHSCGILISEEPITNYSVLEMPPKGFPIVLFDMHTAEDIGLEKFDILSQRGIGHIDDSVKLIEKNRGIRLNIRDTSISKDEASCNSFLSMGKTIGCFYIESPAMRGLLRRLKCDNYKTLVAASSIIRPGVAQSGMMKEYIFRHNHPDRFEYFHPVFEQQLGETYGIMVYQEDVIKIALHYGGLPAADGDILRRAMSGKGRSKAALQKVKDNFFASCAAQGHPLALSQEIYRQIESFAGYSFCKAHSASYAVESYQSLYLKVHYPIEFMVAVINNQGGFYRTEVYVHEAKMSGAAVHNPCVNKSQLETTLYGSDVYLGFMHLQSLESKTAVLIQQEREKNGLYKSLEDFINRIPIGIEAIQILIFIGAFRFTGKTKNQLLVIARLILVNFKPENRAPMLLHEPVKEFVLPQLERSPFEDAFDEIELLGFPVSCSPFDLLQTPFRGSVMAKDLLDHHKKQVRMLAYLISRKHVPTKMGAMYFGTWIDAEGQLFDTAHFTDSLAMYPFQGGGCYLLLGSVEVDYHFPTITVTKMAKMPFIPDPRYEQENDWKYRAQQRIREDVSMTHRAPYPQEHEINIPRLKMSN
- a CDS encoding DUF3606 domain-containing protein; its protein translation is MENLHNNGQEQNAHIDISQQAEIQQWAEKLNVPEEILKDAVRAAGTTVEEVAEHLNDNSPSRESASETVRLKDGPWHDEKGNGKHQNPQGKSIEEATDPSKLSQL
- a CDS encoding single-stranded DNA-binding protein, which translates into the protein MEITGRIVKDASVFKVKENREVVNFSIAVNDSYKPKGSTEVKKIVTYIDCSYWLRSGLAQWLKKGTLVQLFGRIGLNVYIGNDARAHGALTFHTSDIKILVFPQTQSTKAVPAAKKDNKNEEPDDLPF
- the xseA gene encoding exodeoxyribonuclease VII large subunit; the encoded protein is MGPDQHIRLSQLTGQIQDTIHSRFKGQTYWVVADITNHSFKADKKIHYFELVEKSEKGSTITAKIMGKSWGAGALKILDFENSTGQRFTNNLHVLVQVSVDFHPLYGLSVNLLDIDSNFMLGILEQQRNATLARLVKENDFIQKEGEFYSTLNSRLKLPAIIQRVAVISSSSSAGNEDFRHTMQHNDFGYVFQIDDYHTVVQGDNNAKLFLNKLIDVYNTGIAYDAIVITRGGGSQSDFLIFDNYNIGRAVAKFPIPVITGIGHQKNVSITDLMAHTHTKTPTKAAEFIIAHNRSFEQHILSLQRIIVIKSQQLFLGYYKELSGLKSTVTHNAKQLIAVQKEELMLTHQHIVRTSRDILAEKKQNLLLTAQKTLQRPQSIIQQENSNLQHLKANLKIFTSQYLRSRRLQLEDHHKTIKLLSPQNVLSRGYAVIRKNNKIVNGAGSIKEGEEIEIVTKDAVLKSTVNEKIEYDGKHTDL
- the xseB gene encoding exodeoxyribonuclease VII small subunit, with product MMENTLTYEAAAKELALIAKEMEDETISVDELAAKVKRASELIEFCQAKLKSTETEVAKIISGMENTKE
- a CDS encoding DUF7222 domain-containing protein — translated: MKALERSNYSGYRVSDAFNEIILKSITSYSGKRREKLKSFFLDLQQGGCVSGMISEFIYNTDCKAFYIEHIDDLENIRTELEEAIGEPIENRFQAPHYTFVCWLCFEEYCYELYSRLFE
- a CDS encoding ATP-dependent helicase, with protein sequence MNDPILENLNPSQLQAVKTTEGYVRVIAGAGSGKTKALTSRFAYIVDRLGINSSNILCVTFTNKAAQEMKRRVKALIGDLFDVSFITTYHGFCVRFLREEINKIHYPKNFIILDAEDQKTILREVFNELDINSKNLTFKQVLRFISKQKSTSDYLGYMLENKSFGPDEKESLSSRVYQKYLDKQKRNYALDFDDLIHFTAFILDSNPDVLFKWQQMLHYIQVDEAQDSSDSQFHLVEMLSRVHQNLFLVGDPDQTIYEWRGAKPEYLVEFDRMFPDTKTIIMNQNYRSTPNILKVGNHIIKNNKVRVDKDMVTDNPEGVEVVHFHGKNDFEETFWVASEIKEILKTENAAYSDITILYRSNHLSRNIEQALIKENIPYAIFGGVRFFERKEIKDVLSFLRLIVQGDNFSFLRIHNHPSRGLGKKFLERLSLLAGEQNLSLLQALQNNIEDKELNKKGAADFLALVEELKTDAQTNSISDLVKIILDKSGLSELYRKDGDEDRLENIKELVSSMLLLEKENNGPVNIVEYLQEIALYTDLDKDTENQDKVRLMTIHISKGLEFPYVFLCGFTEGVLPSALSIKERRKRAIEEERRLMYVAVTRAEKRFYMTDSEGFNFTTGLSKYPSRFLFEIKEEFYVRKGKLSAEILQAAQSSAAASKNSEDTEFIEGDLVMHPVWNKGKVLAVDREKNQYTVHFFEMGKEKPIDFSFRFLTAASDVELEGSSPAALLNIHENLKNAPDPFADQEQQNGFAENEDSRIFNDKNTDSKKEEW